From Aquipuribacter nitratireducens, a single genomic window includes:
- a CDS encoding DNA repair helicase XPB — MNGPLIVQSDRTLLLEVDHPDAAACRRSIAPFAELERAPEHVHTYRLTPLGLWNARAAGIDAEQVVDALLTHSRYPVPNALLVDVAETMSRYGRLQLVKDGDDLVLRALDRPVLEEVLRSKKVAPLVGRRLSDDEVAVHPSERGHLKQVLLKLGWPAEDLAGYVDGEAHPIGLRTDDWHLRPYQAEAVDGFWHGGSGVVVLPCGAGKTLVGAGAMARAEATTLILVTNTVSARQWKDELLRRTTLTEDEIGEYSGQRKQIRPVTIATYQVMTTKRKGVYPHLEVFDARDWGLVVYDEVHLLPAPIFRMTADLQARRRLGLTATLVREDGREGDVFSLIGPKRYDAPWKDIESQGYIAPADCVEVRVTLPEAERLVYATAEPDERYRLCSTSAQKTAVVEQLVARHRGEPTLVIGQFLDQLDDIGTRIDAPVITGATTVRERQRLFDAFRAGELTTLVVSKVANFSIDLPEAAVAIQVSGAFGSRQEEAQRLGRVLRPKADGRTARFYAVVARDTQDQEFAQHRQRFLAEQGYAYRIVDADDLAGGAADVATAVD, encoded by the coding sequence GTGAACGGGCCCCTCATCGTCCAGTCCGACCGGACGCTGCTGCTCGAGGTCGACCACCCCGACGCGGCGGCGTGCCGTCGGTCGATCGCGCCGTTCGCAGAGCTGGAGCGCGCACCGGAGCACGTCCACACGTACCGTCTGACCCCGCTCGGGCTGTGGAACGCGCGGGCCGCGGGCATCGACGCCGAGCAGGTCGTCGACGCCCTCCTCACCCACTCCCGCTACCCGGTGCCGAACGCCCTGCTCGTCGACGTCGCGGAGACGATGTCCCGCTACGGCCGGCTGCAGCTGGTCAAGGACGGCGACGACCTCGTGCTGCGCGCGCTCGACCGGCCCGTGCTGGAGGAGGTGCTGCGGTCGAAGAAGGTCGCGCCGCTGGTCGGGCGCCGCCTGTCCGACGACGAGGTCGCCGTCCACCCCAGCGAGCGCGGGCACCTCAAGCAGGTGCTGCTCAAGCTCGGCTGGCCCGCGGAGGACCTCGCGGGCTACGTCGACGGCGAGGCGCACCCCATCGGCCTGCGGACCGACGACTGGCACCTGCGGCCGTACCAGGCGGAGGCCGTCGACGGCTTCTGGCACGGCGGCTCCGGGGTGGTCGTCCTCCCGTGCGGCGCGGGCAAGACCCTCGTCGGGGCGGGGGCGATGGCCCGGGCCGAGGCGACGACGCTCATCCTCGTGACGAACACCGTGTCGGCGCGGCAGTGGAAGGACGAGCTCCTGCGGCGCACGACCCTCACCGAGGACGAGATCGGCGAGTACTCCGGGCAGCGCAAGCAGATCCGCCCCGTCACCATCGCGACGTACCAGGTGATGACGACGAAGCGGAAGGGCGTCTACCCCCACCTCGAGGTGTTCGACGCCCGCGACTGGGGTCTCGTGGTCTACGACGAGGTCCACCTGCTGCCCGCGCCGATCTTCCGGATGACGGCCGACCTGCAGGCCCGGCGCCGGCTCGGCCTCACCGCGACGCTGGTCCGCGAGGACGGCCGCGAGGGCGACGTCTTCAGCCTCATCGGACCCAAGCGGTACGACGCCCCGTGGAAGGACATCGAGTCGCAGGGGTACATCGCCCCCGCGGACTGCGTCGAGGTCCGGGTGACGCTGCCGGAGGCCGAGCGGCTCGTGTACGCGACCGCGGAGCCCGACGAGCGGTACCGGCTCTGCAGCACGAGCGCGCAGAAGACCGCGGTCGTCGAGCAGCTCGTCGCGCGTCACCGGGGCGAGCCGACCCTCGTCATCGGGCAGTTCCTCGACCAGCTCGACGACATCGGCACACGCATCGACGCGCCGGTCATCACGGGCGCCACGACGGTCCGGGAGCGGCAGCGGCTCTTCGACGCCTTCCGTGCCGGCGAGCTCACGACGCTCGTCGTGAGCAAGGTCGCGAACTTCTCCATCGACCTGCCGGAGGCGGCCGTCGCGATCCAGGTGTCCGGGGCGTTCGGGTCACGGCAGGAGGAGGCGCAGCGCCTCGGCCGGGTCCTGCGTCCCAAGGCCGACGGGCGCACCGCCCGCTTCTACGCCGTCGTCGCCCGCGACACCCAGGACCAGGAGTTCGCCCAGCACCGGCAGCGCTTCCTCGCCGAGCAGGGCTACGCGTACCGCATCGTCGACGCCGACGACCTCGCCGGCGGGGCGGCGGACGTCGCGACCGCGGTGGACTGA
- a CDS encoding metallophosphoesterase, with protein MSRRRGAGRAGRWTAGVAGVLAVLLVLLAGYGVLVEPRLVLDERRLEVALPGAAADADPVRAVFLSDLQVGMWWANTGMVERAAQRGADVDPDLVLLGGDYLYSRVPDPAVQARTVVDLLEPLLALDVPVVAVLGNHDHASGGAEEVTAALEDAGVRVLENDSTRVASAGLHVVGLGTVRQDLVDVDAALDDVPTAAPRVVLSHNPTAFPRLPAGSAPLTLAGHTHCGQVALPGTPRWSYLGLTEEEALVADGWAPAGYGTDGNRLFVSCGIGFSAYPVRVNAPPQLVVVDLVPDAGTAAPRNFPADSRILVP; from the coding sequence GTGAGCCGGCGAAGGGGCGCCGGACGCGCGGGCCGGTGGACCGCCGGGGTGGCGGGCGTCCTCGCGGTGCTCCTCGTGCTCCTCGCAGGCTACGGCGTCCTCGTCGAGCCCCGCCTCGTCCTCGACGAGCGCCGTCTCGAGGTGGCACTGCCGGGCGCAGCCGCGGACGCCGACCCGGTGCGGGCGGTGTTCCTGTCGGACCTCCAGGTCGGGATGTGGTGGGCGAACACCGGCATGGTCGAGCGGGCGGCGCAGCGCGGGGCCGACGTCGACCCGGATCTCGTCCTCCTCGGTGGCGACTACCTCTACAGCCGGGTGCCGGACCCGGCGGTGCAGGCCCGCACCGTCGTCGACCTGCTCGAGCCGCTGCTCGCCCTCGACGTCCCGGTCGTCGCGGTCCTCGGCAACCACGACCACGCCTCCGGCGGCGCCGAGGAGGTGACGGCGGCGCTCGAGGACGCCGGCGTCAGGGTCCTCGAGAACGACAGCACGCGCGTGGCGTCCGCGGGCCTCCACGTCGTCGGGCTCGGCACGGTCCGGCAGGACCTCGTGGACGTCGACGCGGCCCTCGACGACGTGCCCACCGCCGCGCCGCGCGTCGTGCTGTCCCACAACCCGACGGCCTTCCCGCGGCTGCCCGCGGGCAGCGCCCCGCTCACCCTCGCCGGCCACACCCACTGCGGGCAGGTCGCCCTGCCGGGCACCCCGCGCTGGTCCTACCTGGGCCTCACGGAGGAGGAGGCGCTCGTCGCCGACGGCTGGGCGCCTGCCGGGTACGGGACGGACGGCAACCGGCTGTTCGTCTCGTGCGGCATCGGCTTCAGCGCCTACCCGGTGCGGGTCAACGCCCCGCCGCAGCTCGTCGTCGTCGACCTCGTCCCGGACGCGGGCACGGCCGCTCCCAGGAACTTCCCAGCGGACTCCCGCATTCTCGTGCCGTGA
- a CDS encoding response regulator transcription factor — MTTEPRTRLLVVDDEPSIRDLLSASLRFAGYDVATAADGAGALAQAERHRPDLVVLDVMMPDMDGFEVTRKLRERGRDVPVVFLTAKDEVEDKVQGLTVGGDDYVTKPFSLEEVVARIRAVLRRTGVVGDVDSSVLRFDDLELDEDAHEVRRGGRVVDLSPTEFKLLRYLMLNPNRVLSKAQILDHVWDYDFGGDGAIVESYISYLRRKVDVDAPPLIHTKRGVGYVLRLPPGA; from the coding sequence GTGACGACCGAACCGAGGACCCGGCTGCTGGTGGTCGACGACGAGCCCTCGATCCGCGACCTGCTGAGTGCGTCCCTGCGTTTCGCCGGCTACGACGTCGCGACGGCGGCCGACGGCGCCGGTGCCCTCGCGCAGGCGGAGCGGCACCGGCCGGACCTCGTCGTCCTCGACGTGATGATGCCCGACATGGACGGGTTCGAGGTCACCCGCAAGCTCCGCGAGCGCGGCCGTGACGTGCCGGTGGTCTTCCTCACCGCCAAGGACGAGGTCGAGGACAAGGTGCAGGGCCTGACGGTCGGCGGCGACGACTACGTGACGAAGCCCTTCAGCCTCGAGGAGGTCGTCGCCCGGATCAGGGCCGTCCTCCGGCGGACCGGGGTCGTCGGCGACGTCGACAGCAGCGTCCTGCGCTTCGACGACCTCGAGCTCGACGAGGACGCCCACGAGGTCCGGCGCGGGGGCCGGGTCGTCGACCTCAGTCCGACGGAGTTCAAGCTGCTCCGCTACCTCATGCTCAACCCGAACCGGGTGCTGTCGAAGGCGCAGATCCTCGACCACGTGTGGGACTACGACTTCGGGGGGGACGGCGCGATCGTCGAGTCGTACATCTCGTACCTGCGACGCAAGGTCGACGTCGACGCGCCACCGCTCATCCACACCAAGCGCGGGGTCGGGTACGTGCTGCGGCTGCCCCCGGGAGCATGA
- a CDS encoding ABC transporter ATP-binding protein translates to MSDDGTARGPAEPADPADPADPADTGTRADLRALGRLLRPHTTALALAGALGLANAAAALAQPLLVREVVRAIEEAVSVVRPATWLVVALVVAAALSGVQAYVLQRTGEAVVRRTRTRLVSRLLRLRLTELDRRRSGDLISRVGADTTLLRTVVTSGLVDIASGVVIIAGAVVAMAVVDPFLLATTLTAVAVGMTGALLVVRRVRAASLAAQTAVGTMTSGVERSLGGLRTIRAAGAEPREERAVGHAVDGAFLAGLRLARLEAVLGPVASIAVQGAFLAVLGVGGVRVAAGEVSVADLVAFVLLLFLLVQPLAQGIAAVAAVQTGLGALARIEEVLALPEETADDDVRVRGVLGHAPVEVRLDDVRFAYVDETGEAPGPPVLRGASLVAPAGRRTALVGPSGAGKSTVLALVERFYDVDGGRVLVGGHDVRDLPRAELRAATAYVEQDAPALAGTLRDNLLLGRPDATDAELLAVLDQVNLGELVAQRATGLDTQVGDDGVLLSGGQRQRLAIARALLARPALLLLDEPTASLDSRNEQALADAVAAIGPTTTVLVVAHRLSTVVDADRIVVVDDGRVVAEGTHAELVGTSPLYRDLAARQLLV, encoded by the coding sequence GTGAGTGACGACGGCACCGCCCGCGGCCCCGCCGAACCCGCCGACCCCGCCGACCCCGCCGACCCCGCCGACACGGGCACCCGCGCGGACCTGCGCGCGCTCGGCCGGCTCCTGCGCCCGCACACGACGGCGCTCGCCCTCGCCGGGGCCCTCGGCCTGGCCAACGCGGCCGCTGCCCTCGCCCAGCCGCTGCTCGTCCGGGAGGTCGTCCGCGCCATCGAGGAGGCGGTGTCGGTGGTCCGCCCGGCGACGTGGCTCGTCGTCGCCCTCGTCGTCGCCGCCGCCCTGTCCGGGGTCCAGGCCTACGTCCTGCAGCGGACCGGCGAGGCGGTCGTCCGGCGCACGCGCACCCGCCTGGTCTCGCGGCTGCTGCGGCTGCGGCTCACCGAGCTCGACCGGCGCCGCAGCGGGGACCTCATCAGCCGCGTCGGCGCGGACACCACCCTCCTGCGGACCGTCGTGACGTCCGGGCTCGTCGACATCGCCTCGGGGGTCGTCATCATCGCGGGCGCGGTCGTCGCGATGGCCGTCGTCGACCCGTTCCTCCTCGCGACGACGCTCACGGCGGTGGCCGTCGGGATGACCGGCGCGCTGCTCGTCGTCCGCCGCGTACGGGCGGCCTCGCTGGCCGCGCAGACCGCCGTCGGGACCATGACGTCGGGCGTCGAACGCTCCCTGGGCGGCCTGCGGACGATCCGCGCCGCCGGTGCCGAGCCCCGCGAGGAGCGGGCGGTCGGGCACGCCGTCGACGGCGCCTTCCTCGCCGGGCTCCGCCTCGCCCGGCTCGAGGCCGTCCTGGGTCCGGTCGCCTCCATCGCCGTGCAGGGCGCCTTCCTCGCCGTCCTCGGGGTCGGTGGGGTCCGGGTCGCGGCGGGGGAGGTGTCGGTGGCCGACCTCGTCGCCTTCGTGCTCCTCCTGTTCCTGCTCGTCCAGCCGCTCGCGCAGGGCATCGCGGCCGTGGCGGCGGTCCAGACCGGCCTCGGTGCGCTCGCCCGGATCGAGGAGGTCCTCGCGCTGCCGGAGGAGACCGCCGACGACGACGTGCGGGTGCGGGGGGTCCTCGGGCACGCGCCTGTCGAGGTCCGTCTCGACGACGTGCGCTTCGCCTACGTCGACGAGACGGGCGAGGCGCCGGGCCCGCCGGTGCTGCGGGGGGCGAGCCTCGTCGCGCCCGCGGGTCGTCGGACGGCGCTCGTGGGACCGTCCGGCGCGGGCAAGTCGACCGTGCTCGCGCTCGTCGAGCGCTTCTACGACGTCGACGGCGGTCGTGTGCTCGTCGGGGGGCACGACGTCCGCGACCTGCCGCGCGCCGAGCTGCGCGCGGCGACGGCGTACGTCGAGCAGGACGCGCCGGCGCTCGCGGGGACGCTGCGCGACAACCTCCTGCTCGGTCGCCCCGACGCCACCGACGCCGAGCTGCTCGCCGTCCTCGACCAGGTGAACCTCGGCGAGCTCGTCGCCCAGCGCGCCACGGGGCTCGACACGCAGGTCGGCGACGACGGGGTGCTGCTGTCGGGCGGGCAGCGCCAGCGGCTCGCGATCGCCCGGGCGCTGCTCGCCCGCCCCGCCCTGCTGCTGCTCGACGAGCCGACGGCGAGCCTCGACTCGCGCAACGAGCAGGCGCTCGCCGACGCCGTCGCCGCCATCGGGCCCACGACGACGGTGCTCGTCGTCGCGCACCGTCTCTCGACCGTCGTCGACGCCGACCGGATCGTCGTCGTGGACGACGGCCGGGTCGTGGCGGAAGGGACGCACGCGGAGCTCGTCGGGACGTCGCCGCTGTACCGCGACCTCGCGGCGCGTCAGCTGCTCGTCTGA
- a CDS encoding alpha/beta fold hydrolase has protein sequence MSRRSAVVAGLALLGTWAALVAGVLALRRASTARLRRPGVGPGVVADDGVLLHAQQEGRADAPLTVVLSHGFASGAGTFEPQREHLGRRARVVVMEHRGHRRSGWSGRWDTDLERLGRDLGEVVDACPEGPVVLVGHSLGAIAVLELARQRPRLFGDRVRGVALLSGSSGRRTPRGPMRSAWRVVERVAGSRAVAAAAWLIGPVLDGVDPVARRLPRRVVGRVFFGHDDVDEATWQDLRRMWRETSHAKVDQLAPRALSVAEDTALDVVARVPVLVLAGTADPVFPAAGAARTARRVGDAARLVLLQGAGHMVTLSRPDEVREALDELLDRVTSAVGAAT, from the coding sequence ATGAGCCGACGGAGCGCCGTCGTCGCCGGGCTCGCGCTGCTCGGGACGTGGGCCGCGCTGGTCGCGGGCGTCCTCGCGCTGCGTCGGGCGAGCACGGCGCGGCTGCGTCGCCCCGGGGTGGGTCCGGGGGTGGTCGCCGACGACGGGGTGCTGCTCCACGCCCAGCAGGAGGGCCGCGCCGACGCCCCCCTCACCGTCGTGCTCTCCCACGGCTTCGCGAGCGGCGCAGGCACGTTCGAGCCGCAGCGCGAGCACCTCGGCCGCCGGGCCCGGGTCGTCGTCATGGAGCACCGCGGGCACCGGCGCAGCGGCTGGTCGGGGCGGTGGGACACCGACCTGGAGCGCCTCGGCCGCGACCTCGGCGAGGTCGTCGACGCCTGCCCCGAGGGGCCGGTCGTGCTCGTCGGGCACTCGCTGGGGGCCATCGCCGTGCTCGAGCTCGCCCGGCAGCGTCCCCGCCTGTTCGGCGACCGGGTCCGGGGCGTCGCCCTCCTCTCGGGCTCGTCGGGGCGGCGCACGCCGCGGGGTCCCATGCGATCCGCGTGGCGGGTCGTGGAGCGGGTCGCCGGCTCGCGTGCGGTGGCGGCGGCCGCCTGGCTGATCGGACCGGTGCTCGACGGTGTCGACCCCGTGGCGCGGCGGCTCCCGCGACGCGTCGTCGGTCGCGTGTTCTTCGGCCACGACGACGTCGACGAGGCGACGTGGCAGGACCTGCGGCGCATGTGGCGCGAGACGTCGCACGCGAAGGTCGACCAGCTGGCACCACGGGCGCTGTCGGTCGCCGAGGACACGGCCCTCGACGTCGTCGCGCGCGTCCCGGTCCTCGTCCTCGCGGGTACCGCGGACCCCGTGTTCCCCGCGGCGGGTGCCGCCAGGACCGCGCGACGGGTCGGCGACGCCGCGCGGCTGGTGCTTCTCCAGGGAGCCGGGCACATGGTGACGCTGTCCCGGCCCGACGAGGTGCGCGAGGCCCTCGACGAGCTCCTGGACCGCGTCACCTCCGCCGTGGGAGCGGCGACGTGA
- a CDS encoding phosphatase PAP2 family protein: MAQRTDDDRRAHEVRPATRYALLSGAGLAVVLASATTAGVLLALVASQWPPLQGVDQAVVDAANSAVSERPLVVTGLTLLTWLGGSPALTAVVSVLVVGLLVRRLWRLAVYAAVTGLGAAVLSSGTKALVERVRPAVDLPVSEAPGYSFPSGHSLGSAVTYGVVVLVLLPLVPQRRRPLVIGLAALLVVLIGATRVALGVHYPSDVVGGWAAGVVWLAVTALAFRDWRHHEGLGARDDDGLTTSPDERAALDPAPAHDRPVPSGARGAAVLLVTAVALWGAMAVLGTVLTRVTGLRAAEAELVAALADARSPAVTDVVATLGRLGDTGAVVAVLAVTAPLAVVLTRRWAPAVVLLLAVVGESLVFVAVSTVVERSRPDVEQVPAELPTTSYAFPSGHVAAAVALYGTLALLVLVWVRHPLRRAGAGVLCLVVVAVCVSRVYEGVHFPTDVAGGLVLGGVWVAVCWSVVRPARGAPYARASAA, translated from the coding sequence ATGGCGCAGCGGACCGACGACGACCGGAGGGCCCACGAGGTCCGTCCCGCGACCCGATACGCCCTGCTGAGCGGCGCCGGCCTCGCCGTCGTCCTCGCGAGCGCGACGACCGCAGGCGTGCTCCTCGCGCTGGTGGCCTCGCAGTGGCCGCCCCTGCAGGGCGTCGACCAGGCGGTCGTCGACGCGGCGAACTCCGCCGTCTCCGAACGCCCGCTCGTCGTCACGGGGCTCACGCTCCTCACGTGGCTCGGCGGCTCACCCGCCCTCACCGCGGTGGTCAGCGTCCTCGTCGTCGGGCTGCTCGTGCGCCGGCTGTGGCGGCTCGCCGTCTACGCGGCCGTGACGGGGCTCGGCGCGGCCGTCCTCAGCTCCGGCACGAAGGCGCTCGTGGAGCGCGTCCGGCCGGCGGTCGACCTGCCGGTGTCCGAGGCGCCGGGCTACAGCTTCCCGAGCGGGCACTCGCTCGGCTCGGCCGTGACGTACGGCGTCGTCGTGCTCGTCCTCCTCCCGCTCGTCCCGCAGCGGCGGCGCCCGCTGGTCATCGGGCTCGCCGCCCTGCTCGTGGTCCTCATCGGCGCCACCCGCGTCGCGCTCGGGGTGCACTACCCCTCCGACGTCGTCGGCGGCTGGGCGGCCGGGGTCGTGTGGCTCGCGGTCACCGCCCTCGCCTTCCGCGACTGGCGCCACCACGAGGGCCTCGGCGCGCGGGACGACGACGGCCTCACGACGTCACCGGACGAGCGCGCCGCGCTCGACCCCGCACCCGCGCACGACCGGCCGGTGCCGAGCGGGGCCCGAGGCGCCGCCGTCCTCCTCGTCACCGCGGTCGCGTTGTGGGGCGCGATGGCGGTGCTCGGCACGGTCCTCACGCGGGTGACGGGGCTGCGGGCAGCCGAGGCCGAGCTCGTCGCCGCGCTCGCCGACGCCCGCTCCCCCGCGGTCACCGACGTCGTCGCGACTCTCGGGCGCCTCGGCGACACGGGCGCGGTCGTCGCCGTCCTCGCCGTCACCGCCCCGCTCGCGGTCGTCCTCACCCGGCGCTGGGCTCCGGCGGTCGTCCTCCTCCTCGCCGTCGTCGGGGAGTCGCTCGTCTTCGTGGCCGTCTCGACGGTCGTCGAGCGCAGCCGCCCCGACGTCGAGCAGGTCCCCGCCGAGCTGCCGACGACCTCGTACGCCTTCCCGTCCGGGCACGTCGCGGCCGCGGTCGCCCTCTACGGCACGCTCGCGCTCCTCGTCCTCGTGTGGGTCCGCCACCCGCTGCGCCGGGCGGGCGCGGGCGTCCTCTGCCTCGTCGTCGTCGCCGTCTGCGTGTCCCGCGTCTACGAGGGCGTCCACTTCCCGACCGACGTCGCGGGCGGGCTCGTCCTCGGCGGGGTGTGGGTGGCGGTGTGCTGGTCCGTCGTCCGGCCTGCGCGCGGCGCCCCGTACGCGAGGGCGTCCGCGGCATGA
- a CDS encoding type IV toxin-antitoxin system AbiEi family antitoxin domain-containing protein — protein MELPPPLTSLALAQDWVLTARQLRAAGLHPSEIQRHVASGRWVRVRRGVYLVEPEKARLMGAWVEARALALRFPGCVVAGLSAARVWQLKQVPSGPPEMVVRPGAALAARHDLRPRQWELGAGDVQVVRGVAVTTVARTLADLACTHDRLDVLPFLDAAVRAGRVTTKELLAIGQGLTGRPGASHVADLWGLVDGRAESGLESKVRLRCVDAELPPDAVQLEVRDHTGRLVARADLGYRLRRRRHGWLLVEADGTEVHAAPAALYRDRHRWNDVSVLDHVSLRFTTVDTIDPFTIPRAIRAAL, from the coding sequence ATGGAGCTTCCCCCGCCGTTGACGTCCCTCGCCCTCGCCCAGGACTGGGTCCTGACCGCGAGGCAGCTTCGTGCGGCCGGCCTCCATCCCTCCGAGATCCAGCGCCACGTCGCCTCCGGCCGGTGGGTCCGTGTCCGCCGCGGGGTCTACCTGGTCGAACCCGAGAAGGCACGGCTCATGGGGGCGTGGGTGGAGGCACGCGCCCTCGCGCTCCGGTTCCCCGGCTGCGTCGTCGCCGGTCTCTCGGCGGCCCGGGTGTGGCAGCTCAAGCAGGTGCCCAGCGGCCCACCCGAGATGGTGGTCCGACCGGGCGCCGCGCTGGCGGCGCGCCACGACCTGCGCCCACGGCAGTGGGAGCTCGGCGCGGGTGACGTGCAGGTCGTGAGGGGCGTCGCCGTCACGACGGTCGCCCGTACCCTCGCCGACCTTGCGTGCACGCACGACCGGCTCGACGTCCTGCCGTTCCTCGACGCCGCGGTTCGGGCCGGGCGCGTGACCACGAAGGAGCTCCTCGCGATCGGTCAGGGGCTCACCGGGCGACCGGGCGCCTCCCACGTGGCGGACCTGTGGGGTCTTGTCGACGGCAGGGCCGAGTCGGGGCTCGAGAGCAAGGTCCGGCTCCGGTGCGTGGACGCGGAGCTTCCGCCCGACGCGGTCCAGCTCGAGGTGCGCGACCACACGGGCCGGCTCGTCGCCCGCGCCGACCTCGGCTACCGGCTCCGACGACGGCGACACGGCTGGCTGCTCGTCGAGGCGGACGGCACCGAGGTCCACGCTGCACCGGCCGCGCTGTACCGGGACCGTCACCGGTGGAACGACGTCAGCGTCCTCGACCACGTCTCGCTGCGCTTCACCACGGTCGACACCATCGATCCGTTCACCATCCCGCGCGCCATCAGGGCCGCCCTGTGA
- a CDS encoding sensor histidine kinase yields the protein MSERSAPAAQPPGSGISLELRLVVVVVLAVTVAITVLGATLVAAQRQQLVDQVNTQLQRAAPAVADIAARNLRGQQLTEGRTVSVAPDLPSEYVVVVHVEAFDSTVEIPAQVRSRDDMPAIPPLSAADARAQGTRPFTVSSRDSDLRWQVVTLPAADGSASVSVALPLEADDTTKRLVVWTLVTGSLVVATAALLGGVAVRRSLRPLTAVEHTAAAIAAGDLTRRVPEGGQDTEVGRLTQALNGMLARIEDGVRQRDASQARMRRFVADASHELRTPLASIRGFAELHRQGAVPEEEVPGTFARIEDEARRLGVLVEDLLLLARLDEQRAMKEVPVDLVPLAVDATGDVRALDPARQVRVLSPDGSPVTATTVVGDPDRLRQVLTNLVGNAVRHTPAGSPVEVVVGPVPRSDGREVALAVRDHGLGVPDEAKGRVFDRFSRLDASRTRGTGGTGLGLSIVAAIVAAHGGTVEVRDTPGGGATFEVRLPAAPRESREPADPEDPDGPDATAAQTSS from the coding sequence ATGAGCGAGCGCTCGGCCCCCGCGGCGCAGCCGCCCGGCAGCGGCATCAGCCTCGAGCTGCGGCTCGTCGTCGTCGTCGTGCTCGCCGTCACGGTCGCGATCACCGTCCTCGGCGCGACCCTCGTCGCCGCCCAGCGCCAGCAGCTCGTCGACCAGGTCAACACGCAGCTGCAGCGGGCCGCTCCCGCCGTCGCCGACATCGCCGCCCGCAACCTGCGCGGCCAGCAGCTCACCGAGGGCAGGACGGTCTCCGTCGCGCCGGACCTGCCGAGCGAGTACGTCGTCGTCGTCCACGTCGAGGCGTTCGACTCGACCGTCGAGATCCCCGCGCAGGTGCGCAGCCGCGACGACATGCCCGCCATCCCGCCCCTCAGTGCCGCGGACGCCCGCGCGCAGGGCACCCGCCCGTTCACCGTCTCCTCCCGCGACTCCGACCTGCGCTGGCAGGTCGTGACGCTGCCGGCGGCGGACGGCAGCGCGTCGGTGTCCGTCGCCCTGCCGCTCGAGGCGGACGACACGACCAAGCGGCTCGTCGTCTGGACGCTCGTCACCGGCTCCCTCGTCGTCGCGACCGCGGCCCTGCTCGGCGGGGTCGCCGTCCGCCGCTCCCTGCGCCCGCTCACGGCGGTCGAGCACACCGCCGCCGCGATCGCCGCCGGTGACCTCACCCGGCGTGTCCCCGAGGGCGGCCAGGACACCGAGGTCGGCCGGCTCACGCAGGCCCTCAACGGGATGCTCGCCCGCATCGAGGACGGCGTCCGGCAGCGGGACGCCTCGCAGGCGCGGATGCGCCGCTTCGTCGCCGACGCCTCGCACGAGCTGCGCACGCCGCTCGCGAGCATCCGCGGCTTCGCCGAGCTCCACCGGCAGGGCGCGGTGCCGGAGGAGGAGGTGCCGGGGACCTTCGCCCGGATCGAGGACGAGGCGCGGCGGCTGGGAGTGCTCGTGGAGGACCTCCTGCTGCTCGCCCGGCTCGACGAGCAGCGCGCGATGAAGGAGGTCCCCGTCGACCTCGTCCCCCTCGCGGTGGACGCGACCGGTGACGTGCGCGCGCTCGATCCCGCGCGGCAGGTCCGCGTGCTGAGCCCCGACGGCTCGCCCGTCACCGCCACGACCGTCGTCGGCGACCCGGACCGGCTCCGGCAGGTCCTCACGAACCTCGTGGGGAACGCCGTGCGGCACACCCCGGCCGGCAGCCCCGTCGAGGTGGTCGTCGGCCCGGTGCCGCGCAGCGACGGGCGCGAGGTCGCCCTCGCGGTCCGCGACCACGGTCTCGGGGTCCCGGACGAGGCGAAGGGTCGGGTCTTCGACCGGTTCTCGCGTCTCGACGCGTCCCGCACGCGCGGCACCGGTGGGACCGGTCTCGGGCTGTCGATCGTCGCGGCGATCGTCGCGGCCCACGGCGGGACGGTCGAGGTGCGGGACACGCCGGGCGGCGGCGCGACGTTCGAGGTGCGGCTGCCCGCGGCCCCCCGGGAGTCGCGGGAGCCGGCGGATCCGGAGGACCCCGACGGGCCCGATGCGACGGCGGCTCAGACGAGCAGCTGA